The genomic segment GCTGGCGATGACGAAATCGTCGGCCTTGTCCTGCTGCAGCATCAGCCACATGGCCTCGACGTAGTCCAGGGCGTAACCCCAATCGCGTTTGGCTTCCAGGTTGCCCATGCGCAGTTCCTTGCTCAATCCCAACTTGATCTTGGCCACGTTGTAGGTCACCTTGCGGGTGACGAACTCGATGCCGCGCCGCGGCGACTCATGGTTGAAGAGGATGCCCGAAACGGCGAAAATATCATAGCTTTCCCGGTAGTTGACCGTGATCCAATGACCATAGACCTTGGCCACGCCGTAAGGGCTGCGCGGATGGAACGGGGTCAATTCGGTCTGGGGGATCTCCTTGACCAAGCCGAACATTTCCGATGACGAGGCCTGGTAGAAGCGGATGCGCGGGTTCACGGCGCGGATGGCTTCCAGCATGCGGGTGACGCCTATGGCCGTGAATTCGGCGGTCAGCACCGGTTGGTCCCACGAGGTGGGGACGAAACTCATGGCGGCGAGGTTATACACTTCTTCGGGCTGGACTTCTTCGATGATCTTGCTGATGGAATACTGGTCGAGCAGGTCGGCCTGCCTGATATGGATGCGGTCCTTGATGTGCTCGATGCGGTCGAACTTCTCCATGCTGGAGCGGCGGACCATGCCATAGACATCGTAGCCTTTTTCAAGCAGGAAATCGGCCAGATAGGAACCATCCTGCCCGGTGACCCCTGAAATCAGTGCTTTTTTGGCCATTTGTGCTCCTTTTAGTACCTTATAGCAAATTCTAAAATTTGTTAGTTTTTTAGAACAAATTTTGAATTTGTTATCTAAGGCTCTTATCCAGCGCAGCTGGGTTAGAAGGCCATTTTAGCCGAATTGGGCCGGAGTGTCAAATGTGCCGTCGCGGTGGACGGGGCGGCCGTGTGGTCGATTTTGGCGGGAATTTGCCAGTTAGCGGTGAAAATCCTATAATGGTCCTGGGGAATGCCCATGAAGCTTGATGATTATATCGAAATAATGCTGATCAAGGTCAAATTATCGCGGAAAAAGATGGATAAACAGGTGTTGAACTGGCTGCTGGAACTGCGGACGCTGCGCGGCCAGGTACGCCACCTGGATGATAAAAACAAACGCCTGAAAAAATTTGTTGAGGCGCGTTTGCGCCAGAGCGGGCGCGGCTGAGCTCGGCTCGCGGCCCCGGTCACAAGTTCTTTTTCAACTCCTCTTTCAATAGCGGGGCGATGACGAACAGATCGCCGACGATGCCGTAATCGGCTTTCTTGAAGATGGGCGCCTCGGGGTCCTTGTTGATGGCCACGATGACCTTCGAGGTTTTCATGCCGACGAAGTGCTGGATGGCTCCCGAGATGCCGCAGGCGACGTACAGCTTGGGGT from the Candidatus Aminicenantes bacterium genome contains:
- the gmd gene encoding GDP-mannose 4,6-dehydratase; translated protein: MAKKALISGVTGQDGSYLADFLLEKGYDVYGMVRRSSMEKFDRIEHIKDRIHIRQADLLDQYSISKIIEEVQPEEVYNLAAMSFVPTSWDQPVLTAEFTAIGVTRMLEAIRAVNPRIRFYQASSSEMFGLVKEIPQTELTPFHPRSPYGVAKVYGHWITVNYRESYDIFAVSGILFNHESPRRGIEFVTRKVTYNVAKIKLGLSKELRMGNLEAKRDWGYALDYVEAMWLMLQQDKADDFVIASGETHSVKELVEIAFSHVGLDYRDFVVMDKKFIRPAEVDLLRGDFSKAKKILGWKPKVHFAQLVEMMVNADLAVVKKEYNR